From Prosthecobacter vanneervenii:
CTTTGGTCCACGGCGCTCGTCGACGAGCTGGTAAATGAGATACCACTTCTGATGCGGCGTGTAGAAGAACACCTGCGGAGCGCAGTGGTATTGATCATGAAAGTCGAGCGTGTGGCGTGTGGCTTTGCCTGCGTCTTTCCAGTCGGTGAAGCTGAGGTATTGCATGTCCACCTTGCCCGACGCACGCCGATGCGTGGCAAAGAGGTGCCATTTTCCCTCATGAAACACCATCGACGGGTCTTTGAGCGCCACGTCGGGGTCAGTTTCATCAGTCGCAGGACCAATAAGAGCGGGCGTGCTTAGCCAATGGAATTCTCCCGTGCTTAACCAAGACGGATCAGTCGCGTGAAGCGCGCTGACAAGACAAAGGGCGATCAGGGAGTGAAGCTTCATGACATGAGTGCCTTGAGCGAGACATCAGCGAGTGAGTCAACGCGCTTCCACGCGCCGGTGAAATCAAGATGTCGTGTCATCGGCCCCGGGGCGACGATGCAGCGGATGCCGGCGGCCATGGCGGCGCGGAGGCCATTGAGGGAGTCTTCAAAGATGACGGCTTCTTCAGGCGCGACGCCGAGCTTTTCGGCGGCATGCAGGAAGAGACTGGGATCGGGCTTCACCTTGCCGGTGTCGTCCACGGTGGAGATGTGGTGAAAGTGGTCGTGCAGTCCCAGCTGGTCCATCCAGGAGTCGATCCATACACGCGGGCTGCTGCTGGCGATGGCGATGCGCAGGCCGAGTGCATCCGCCTCCTGCAGACGGTCCGCCACCCCGGGCAGCAGGTGCAGATGTTTGCGCAGCTCGCCCTCGCGGATCTTGCGCTCAATTTCGATGGCAGCCCAGTCGAAGTCTCTGCCGGTGAGCTGTTCGAGGTCACGTTTGGGATCGTAGGCACCGGTCAGGAAGTCGGTGCCTACGGCCTGGGCATAACGCTCCACGGGAAGCTCATGGCCATGCTGGCTGAAGATCTCTCTCCAGGTGTGGTAACCGGTGCTTTCAGTGTCAACGATGAGGCCGTCGAAGTCAAAGATGACGGCGCGGATGGGTGGGGGCATGGGCGACTATGGAGCGCCGACGATTCGTCGGCAAAAAAAGATTCTCATTGGCCGACGATTCGTCGGCACTCCATACCCCGCGAAGCTCAGCGTGAGGAAAGCAACGCCAGAATTCTTGCGAAGATGGCTGAAGTCATGGCGTGAAGAGCCGCTGAGCGACAGGCCGCAGATGTGGACAATCCACGGGACGCTGAATGCGTTTGGGTTTTGCGGGATTCTGGCGTGGCGAGGAGAGATCAAGAACCATTCGGCTGCTTCAGCAGATCAAACAACGTGACCATGCCCAGCAGGCGCTTTTGTTCGTCCACCACCACGGCCTTGCTGACGCCGCTGCGCATGAGGGTGCCGACGAGGACGGGAACGGGGGTGTCTGCGGTAACGCAAAAAGGCTTGGTCAGCGGCAGGTCCTGCAGTTTGTCCACACAAGTGAGGCCGTGATTTTTGAGCCATTCGTAGGCCACGGAACGGCGCAGCAGGCCGACCACGCAGCCCTCCGCCAGCACAGGGTAGGTGCTGTGCGGGTGAGCCTGAAACTCCGCTACGGCGTCCTGCACAGTCACTTTTGCATCGAGAGCGGCGATGCTGCGCGTCATCACATCGGCAGCACAGGCATTGCGTGTGGCCTCGGGGATCATCTCCACTGTGTTCTGGATCTCTTCCGGAAGATGGTACTGCTGAGCCGTGCCACGGAAGAGGCTGCCAAGGGAGCCGATGCTGTTGGCGAGTGTCTTGAAAGTTTCGCCATCGATGGCGACGAGTTCGCTGGATTCCTTGGCCGTGGCATCAAAGCGCCAGATGCCATCGCCCAGCAGGGCGCGCTCGCCAAAGTGCTCGCCCGGGCCGGCGGATTTGACGAGCTGGCCTTGCGCATCGGTGATCTCGACGCAGCCTTTTTTAACTGCGTAGAGGGATTGTGCGGGCTCGCCCGAGTGAAAAAGGGAATCTCCAGGTTCCAGGTGCATCTCTCCCAGAGGTGAGGTGAAACTGGGGGTGAGGAGATTGATGTCGCGTGGGAAGAACATCTCAAAGGTCCACTCCGCCATGACGCGCAGCTTGCGGTCAAAGCCCGGCAGCTTCATGAGATAAATGGTGCGCCACATGAACCAGGCGATGATGCCCGAGAAGCGCATGCCCATGATCTGGGCCACGGCCTTGCGGTGGCCGATGGTGGCCAGCTCTCCGAGGCCGGTAAAGCGAAAGGGCTTCAAGGCGCGGCCTGTAAAACTGGCGGCGATGTTTCGCGCCACCAGAGCGCCCTGACGCATGGCAAACTGGGCGGTCTCGGGGCAGTTGCCACCGTCGGCCTTGGGGAAGACGGCGCAGTCGCCAGCCGACCATACGTTGGCGAGGCCTCTGACCTGCCCCGTGGCTTCCACGACGACCTTGCCCTTTTCGACGGGCAGTGCGCCCTTGGCCCCCAGCGCTGCAATTTGCGGATGAGGTGCATTCCCCACGGTGCAGACCACGAGCGTGGCCGGCAGCCGGGTGCCATCGCCCAGCTGCACGGTGCTGGAGGTGACTGCGCGCACGCGGCTTTTGAAGGCGATCTTGACTCCCATCTCTGCGAGACATTTGCCGGTGTAGGTCCCCAGGCTGTCACTCAGCATGCCCAGCAGTCGCTCACCGCTGTGGATCAGGGTCACGTTGGGTTCATCGGGCTCGATATTTTCGTAAAACCGGCGTGCGCCCACGATCAAGTCCTGGATCTGTCCTGCGGTCTCCACCCCGGAGTAACCACCGCCGACGATGACGAAGGAGAGCAGCTCCTTGCGCAGCTTGGGGCTGGTAATGAGGTTGGCCTCCTCCATTCGGCTGATGATGGCGGCGCGCAGTTTCATGGCATCACCCACGGTGCGCATGAGGTAGGCGTGCTCCGCCATGCCCGGGATGCGGCTGAGATCCACGCCCGCGCCTGGGGCCAGCATGAGGTGTTCGAACCCCACCGTGACCTGCGGGGTGAAGGAGCCGCCGTTCATGGTGATGATGCGGTTTTCCAGATCGATGTGTGTCACCTCGCCCTTCAGCACCTCCGCGCCGCGACAGATCATGCGGATGGGATTGACCACATGCTGTGGGGAGAGGGAGCCGCCTGCGACTTCCGGCAGCATGGGCTGGAAGACCATGTGGTTCTCGCTGGCGATCAGCCCCACGGTCATGTCCGCCATGTCTTCGGTCAGCCGCAGCAGCTCGCGCGCACAATAGACTCCGGCAAATCCTCCGCCAATGATGGCCACTTTGAAAATACGGTCGGGCTGCTTGGGCATAGGCAGCAGCGCAGGCGCAGGGGGCGAGCCAGCTTGAGCGGAAATTTGCGCCTGCTCAGCGCCGCAGCACGCGTTTCATCATCACCAGCGCATCTCCAGGCATCAGCATCGCGCTGGGGCTGGGGTTCAGGTCGGTCGCTCCTTCCTTGCGCAAAATGGCCACGATGAGCATGCGGCCGCTGAGGCCGTTCTCGATCTCGTTCACGCGTTTGTGCACCCAGGGGGAGTCTGCGCGGATCTCGATCTCCTCCATGTCCAGGCCCAGTTCCGTGAGGTGGTGGTCAAAGTCGATGCTGGCCTTGGTCTTGCCGCCGATGAGGTCGCGCGTGTTGGGGTGCAGGATCAGGTGGGCGATGCGGTCGGCTCCGATGTGGGCGGGCAGCACCACGCGGTTGGCGCCAGCTTGCAGCAGCTTGCGCTCAGTGGATGGTACCTCGCCGCGCGCGATGATCTGGATGGCGGGGTTCATGTTTCGCGCACTCAGGGTGATGAAGACATTCGCAGCATCATTGGGCAGCACGGTGGCCAGCACGCGGGCGCGGTTGATGCCAGCGGCCTTCAGCACGGACTCGTCGGTGGCTTCTCCCTGAAGGGTGAGGAAGCCCGCGTCACGGACTTCGGCCACCCGATCAGTCGCCTGATCGACAATAACAAAAGGAATGCCGCCTGCCTGCAACTGCGAGGCGATCATTCGCCCAATGCGGCCGTAGCCGCAGATGATGGCGTGGTTGCTGAGTTTATCGATTTCGTTTTCCATGCGTTTGCCTCCCAAAGCCCTCTGAATCTGCGCCTCTGTCAGCCACTGCACCAGAGTACCAGTGACGAAGATGATGCCCGTGCAGCCGAAGAGAATGAGGATGATCGTCCAGGCTCGCAGCCAGGGGTCGGTGATGGGCACCACTTCCCCATAGCCCACGCTGAAGGCGGTGATGACCACCATATAGAATGAGTCCCCCCAGGACCACCCGGCGGCCCGGTAGCCCAGGGTGAAGACCGCCAGCACCAGGCCCACGTAGGCAAAGGCGTAGAGGAGGTTGGTCTGCGGGCGGCTCTTGGCGATGGGCATGCGGCTGGGTAAAGGAAAGTCGAAGCGAAAGCCGTGCCATAACCTGTGTTCGTATAAAGATAGGCGCTGCTCGATGAAATGCTGCGTGCGTTCGGGGCGTTTGCTTGCCACGTTCCAGCCCCACCTATGAAGCATCTGCTCACAGCCTTTCTGGCTTTTTCTCTCATCGGCTCCGCCTTCTCCGCGGACAAGAAATCCATCGTCATGATCGCAGGCAAGCCCTCGCATGGCCCAGGACAGCACGAGCACAATGCAGGCATCCAGCTTCTGAAAAAGTGTCTGGAACAGGGCGCGGCGGACCAGGTGGACATCAAATTTCATCTCAATGGCGAGTGGCCCTCTCAGGAAGAGCTTTCCAAGGCGGACAGCGTCGTGATCTACTCCGATGGCGGCGGCGGGCATCCCGCCCTGCAGGGAGACCGTCTGGCGCAGCTGGACAAGGAGATGAAGCGCGGCTGCGGTTTCCTGACGCTGCACTACGCGGTGGAGCCCACCATCGAGAAAGGCGGCAAGGAGTTCATCGACTGGATGGGCGGCTGCTTTGAGATCAACTGGAGCGTGAACCCGCACTGGGACGCCAATTTCAAGGAATTGCCAGCCCACCCGATTAGCTCTGGCGTGAAGCCCTTTGGCACGAATGACGAGTGGTACTTCTACATGCGCTTCCGCCCCAACATGCAGGGTGTGACCCCCATCCTCAGCGATGTGGCTCCTGAATCCACCATGAGCCGCCCGGATGGCGCTCATAGTGGCAATCCCACCGTGCGTGAGTCCGTGAAGAACAAGGAAAAGCAGCACGTGGCCTGGGCCTGCGAGCGTGCGGACGGCGGCCGCGGTTTTGGCTTCACCGGTGGTCATTACCACCGGGGCTGGGCGAATGACGACCAGCGCAAGCTGGTGCTGAACGCGATCCTGTGGACCGCGAAGGCCAAGATCCCTGCGGATGGCGTGGCCTCCAATGTGACCGAGGAAGACATGAAGGCCAATCTGGACCTCAAGCCAGGACAAGGTCTGCCAGAGAAACCGAAACCTGCACCTAAGGTAAAGTAACCAAGCTCTCTGCCATCATGAACCGTCGTCGATTTATCCAACAAAGCACGGCGGGCATGCTGGCCGTAAACCTTGCCGCCGGGCAGTCAGCGGCGCCGCTGATTGCCTCGCTGGAAAAAATCACCCTCAAACGCGGCCTCGATGGCAGCGGACCTTCGTGGTTTCATCCGCGGCCTTGTGTGGTGCCTGGCAAGGACGGTCCTGTCATCGTCATGATGATGCAGGAGATTCGTGGCTCGGATTATTTCATGCCGGTGCACTGGATGGAATCCCGTGACCTCGGGCGCACGTGGTCGGACCCGCAGCCGGTGCCGCCGCTGGGCCGTGTGCCGAAGAATGATGGTCGTGGTGATGAGGGCGTGTGTGATGTGGTGCCACAGTATCATGCGAAAAGCGGCACGGTGTTGGCGATGGGGCACAATGTCTTTTATCGCGGACCGAAGTTTGACCGCAACCAGCCATCACGCTGGCCGGTGTATGCGGTTTACAAAGACGGCCGCTGGTCCGAACGCAAACGCCTGGTGTGGGATGATCCGCGCGGGTCCAACATCTACACCAACAACTGCGGCCAGCGCGAGGTGCTGGAGGACGGCAGCATTGCCTTTGTGATGTCGTTCGGTGCCCAGCAGAACGGGCGCTCGGCCGCCGGAGTGCGCTGCTCGTTTGATGGAGAGACGCTGGCCATCCAGAAAGT
This genomic window contains:
- a CDS encoding HAD family hydrolase, giving the protein MPPPIRAVIFDFDGLIVDTESTGYHTWREIFSQHGHELPVERYAQAVGTDFLTGAYDPKRDLEQLTGRDFDWAAIEIERKIREGELRKHLHLLPGVADRLQEADALGLRIAIASSSPRVWIDSWMDQLGLHDHFHHISTVDDTGKVKPDPSLFLHAAEKLGVAPEEAVIFEDSLNGLRAAMAAGIRCIVAPGPMTRHLDFTGAWKRVDSLADVSLKALMS
- a CDS encoding FAD-dependent oxidoreductase encodes the protein MPKQPDRIFKVAIIGGGFAGVYCARELLRLTEDMADMTVGLIASENHMVFQPMLPEVAGGSLSPQHVVNPIRMICRGAEVLKGEVTHIDLENRIITMNGGSFTPQVTVGFEHLMLAPGAGVDLSRIPGMAEHAYLMRTVGDAMKLRAAIISRMEEANLITSPKLRKELLSFVIVGGGYSGVETAGQIQDLIVGARRFYENIEPDEPNVTLIHSGERLLGMLSDSLGTYTGKCLAEMGVKIAFKSRVRAVTSSTVQLGDGTRLPATLVVCTVGNAPHPQIAALGAKGALPVEKGKVVVEATGQVRGLANVWSAGDCAVFPKADGGNCPETAQFAMRQGALVARNIAASFTGRALKPFRFTGLGELATIGHRKAVAQIMGMRFSGIIAWFMWRTIYLMKLPGFDRKLRVMAEWTFEMFFPRDINLLTPSFTSPLGEMHLEPGDSLFHSGEPAQSLYAVKKGCVEITDAQGQLVKSAGPGEHFGERALLGDGIWRFDATAKESSELVAIDGETFKTLANSIGSLGSLFRGTAQQYHLPEEIQNTVEMIPEATRNACAADVMTRSIAALDAKVTVQDAVAEFQAHPHSTYPVLAEGCVVGLLRRSVAYEWLKNHGLTCVDKLQDLPLTKPFCVTADTPVPVLVGTLMRSGVSKAVVVDEQKRLLGMVTLFDLLKQPNGS
- a CDS encoding exo-alpha-sialidase: MNRRRFIQQSTAGMLAVNLAAGQSAAPLIASLEKITLKRGLDGSGPSWFHPRPCVVPGKDGPVIVMMMQEIRGSDYFMPVHWMESRDLGRTWSDPQPVPPLGRVPKNDGRGDEGVCDVVPQYHAKSGTVLAMGHNVFYRGPKFDRNQPSRWPVYAVYKDGRWSERKRLVWDDPRGSNIYTNNCGQREVLEDGSIAFVMSFGAQQNGRSAAGVRCSFDGETLAIQKVGREIKHSAGRGLLEPSLVRYRGKFYVTLRAEDNRGYVAASDDGLNFEEKQPWCWDDGSPLEMSTTQQHWLPHSEALHLVYTRKDASNVNVMRWRAPLFMAQVDMKTLRLIRETERVVLPLEGDGVKAPDEVPLMGNFQTTNISPDESWVTDGGMLPKHGFKGDLLLGRIRWSRPNTLV
- a CDS encoding potassium channel family protein; its protein translation is MPIAKSRPQTNLLYAFAYVGLVLAVFTLGYRAAGWSWGDSFYMVVITAFSVGYGEVVPITDPWLRAWTIILILFGCTGIIFVTGTLVQWLTEAQIQRALGGKRMENEIDKLSNHAIICGYGRIGRMIASQLQAGGIPFVIVDQATDRVAEVRDAGFLTLQGEATDESVLKAAGINRARVLATVLPNDAANVFITLSARNMNPAIQIIARGEVPSTERKLLQAGANRVVLPAHIGADRIAHLILHPNTRDLIGGKTKASIDFDHHLTELGLDMEEIEIRADSPWVHKRVNEIENGLSGRMLIVAILRKEGATDLNPSPSAMLMPGDALVMMKRVLRR
- a CDS encoding ThuA domain-containing protein produces the protein MKHLLTAFLAFSLIGSAFSADKKSIVMIAGKPSHGPGQHEHNAGIQLLKKCLEQGAADQVDIKFHLNGEWPSQEELSKADSVVIYSDGGGGHPALQGDRLAQLDKEMKRGCGFLTLHYAVEPTIEKGGKEFIDWMGGCFEINWSVNPHWDANFKELPAHPISSGVKPFGTNDEWYFYMRFRPNMQGVTPILSDVAPESTMSRPDGAHSGNPTVRESVKNKEKQHVAWACERADGGRGFGFTGGHYHRGWANDDQRKLVLNAILWTAKAKIPADGVASNVTEEDMKANLDLKPGQGLPEKPKPAPKVK